The following proteins come from a genomic window of Labeo rohita strain BAU-BD-2019 chromosome 25, IGBB_LRoh.1.0, whole genome shotgun sequence:
- the phlda2 gene encoding pleckstrin homology-like domain family A member 2, with amino-acid sequence MKKHSVGRRLQRRLYEALGHSYSSLFVHNLAITKNATKMTGSEISHILKEGELEKRSDNLLQFWKRKTCVLTTDSLNIYADNQKRNKSKELKLQSIKKVDCVERTGKFVYFTIVTTDNKEIDFRCPGEENCWNAVITMALIDFQNRKAIQDFKTRQESENTSLGQQERCKARAP; translated from the coding sequence ATGAAGAAGCACAGCGTCGGTCGGCGACTTCAGCGGAGATTATACGAAGCTCTGGGACATTCCTATTCTTCCCTGTTCGTCCACAACCTGGCCATTACCAAAAACGCCACAAAAATGACAGGCTCCGAGATTTCCCACATCTTGAAGGAAGGCGAGCTGGAGAAGAGGAGCGACAACCTCCTCCAGTTCTGGAAGAGGAAGACGTGCGTCCTCACCACGGACAGCCTGAACATCTACGCGGACAACCAGAAGAGGAACAAGAGCAAAGAGCTCAAGCTGCAGTCCATCAAGAAGGTGGACTGTGTGGAGCGCACTGGGAAGTTCGTGTACTTCACTATCGTGACCACAGACAATAAGGAGATCGACTTCAGGTGCCCAGGCGAGGAGAACTGCTGGAACGCCGTCATTACAATGGCTCTGATTGACTTTCAGAACAGAAAAGCCATTCAGGACTTTAAAACGCGACAGGAATCGGAGAATACGTCTCTGGGACAGCAGGAACGATGCAAGGCGAGAGCACCGTGA